The Streptomyces sp. NBC_01689 genome includes a window with the following:
- a CDS encoding DUF5133 domain-containing protein, giving the protein MILPAERELRAVLARFADTRIEHDVRPTGRTSRELDDVTYTLCVMTGARTVEEALLAADTMLEEYGAGCGDATQADETLAA; this is encoded by the coding sequence ATGATCCTTCCGGCGGAGAGGGAACTGCGCGCGGTACTGGCCCGGTTCGCGGACACCCGTATCGAGCACGACGTCCGCCCCACCGGCCGTACCAGCCGTGAGCTGGACGACGTGACGTACACGCTGTGCGTGATGACCGGGGCCCGGACGGTCGAGGAGGCGCTCCTCGCGGCGGACACAATGCTGGAGGAGTACGGCGCGGGCTGCGGGGACGCCACGCAGGCCGACGAGACGCTGGCCGCCTGA
- a CDS encoding FKBP-type peptidyl-prolyl cis-trans isomerase — protein sequence MSELAKPEIDFPGGEAPADLQIKDIRVGDGAEAKAGAVVEVHYVGVTFATGEEFDASWNRGQTFRFPLGAGRVIKGWDQGVEGMRVGGRREITIPPHLAYGDQSPSPLIPAGSTLIFVVDLLGV from the coding sequence ATGAGCGAACTGGCGAAGCCCGAGATCGACTTCCCCGGGGGCGAGGCTCCCGCCGACCTGCAGATCAAGGACATCCGCGTCGGGGACGGGGCCGAGGCGAAAGCCGGTGCCGTCGTCGAGGTGCACTACGTCGGGGTGACCTTCGCGACCGGAGAGGAGTTCGACGCCTCCTGGAACCGAGGCCAGACCTTCCGGTTCCCCCTGGGAGCCGGCCGGGTCATCAAGGGCTGGGACCAGGGCGTCGAGGGCATGCGGGTCGGTGGTCGCCGCGAGATCACCATTCCGCCGCACCTCGCCTACGGTGACCAGTCACCGTCCCCGCTGATTCCGGCGGGCTCGACGCTGATCTTCGTGGTGGACCTGCTCGGCGTGTGA
- a CDS encoding DEAD/DEAH box helicase, giving the protein MNAKPPVSGLSPAGEHPSATPPQDGLPAPRAVSAGLPPAASFDALGLPAELLGTMSGLGVTEPFPIQAATLPNALAGRDVLGRARTGSGKTLAFGLALLVRTAGLRAEPKRPLALVLVPTRELAQQVSDALAPYARTLNVRLATVVGGLSINRQTAQLRTGAEVVVATPGRLADLVSRRDCHLGQVRITVLDEADQMCDLGFLPQVSEIVAQVRGDGQRLLFSATLDRNVDQLVREHLHDPVVVSVDQVAGSVATMEHHLLNVHGADKYATATEIAARDGRVLMFLDTKAAVDQFTRHLRASGVRAAALHSGKSQPQRTHTLAQFKAGEVTVLVATNVAARGIHIDALDLVVNVDPPADAKDYLHRGGRTARAGESGKVVTLVTHGERREVNRLMSEAGIRPTVTQVRSGEQSLTAITGAKRPPAGAKGGGHVPFGGLGTRAGRPARESRKATEARKVAEARAAARVRKGR; this is encoded by the coding sequence ATGAACGCGAAGCCGCCGGTTTCCGGACTCTCCCCCGCCGGCGAGCACCCGTCGGCGACGCCGCCGCAGGACGGGCTCCCCGCCCCTCGGGCGGTCTCCGCCGGACTGCCGCCCGCCGCGTCCTTCGACGCGCTCGGGCTGCCCGCGGAGCTGCTGGGAACGATGAGCGGCCTCGGGGTGACGGAGCCCTTCCCGATCCAGGCGGCGACCCTGCCCAACGCGCTGGCCGGCCGGGACGTCCTGGGCCGGGCCCGGACCGGTTCCGGCAAGACGCTGGCCTTCGGGCTCGCGCTGCTGGTCCGGACGGCGGGGCTGCGCGCGGAGCCGAAGCGGCCGCTCGCGCTGGTCCTGGTGCCGACCCGGGAGCTCGCGCAGCAGGTGAGCGACGCGCTGGCACCGTACGCGCGGACGTTGAACGTGCGTCTCGCGACGGTGGTCGGTGGACTGTCGATCAACCGGCAGACGGCGCAGCTGCGCACCGGCGCCGAGGTCGTCGTCGCGACGCCGGGACGGCTGGCCGACCTGGTCTCGCGGCGGGACTGCCACCTGGGTCAGGTGCGGATCACCGTGCTGGACGAGGCGGACCAGATGTGCGACCTGGGGTTCCTGCCCCAGGTGTCGGAGATCGTGGCCCAGGTGCGCGGCGACGGCCAGCGGCTGCTCTTCTCCGCCACGCTGGACCGGAACGTCGACCAGCTGGTACGGGAACACCTGCACGATCCGGTCGTCGTCTCGGTGGACCAGGTGGCCGGCTCGGTCGCCACGATGGAACACCATCTGCTGAACGTGCACGGCGCCGACAAGTACGCGACGGCGACCGAGATCGCCGCGCGGGACGGCCGGGTGCTGATGTTCCTCGACACCAAGGCGGCCGTGGACCAGTTCACCCGCCATCTGCGGGCCAGCGGGGTCCGGGCCGCCGCCCTGCACAGCGGGAAGTCGCAGCCGCAGCGGACGCACACGCTGGCCCAGTTCAAGGCCGGTGAGGTCACCGTGCTGGTGGCCACCAACGTCGCCGCACGCGGCATTCACATCGACGCGCTCGACCTGGTGGTCAACGTCGATCCGCCCGCCGACGCCAAGGACTACCTGCACCGTGGCGGACGCACGGCGCGCGCCGGGGAGTCCGGGAAGGTGGTCACCCTGGTCACCCACGGCGAGCGGCGCGAGGTGAACCGTCTGATGTCCGAGGCCGGTATCCGGCCGACCGTCACACAGGTGCGATCGGGCGAGCAGTCACTGACGGCCATCACCGGGGCGAAGCGGCCGCCGGCCGGCGCGAAGGGCGGCGGCCATGTCCCCTTCGGCGGCCTCGGTACCCGTGCGGGCCGGCCGGCCAGGGAGTCCCGCAAGGCCACCGAGGCCCGCAAGGTCGCGGAGGCCCGCGCGGCGGCCCGGGTACGCAAGGGCCGCTGA
- a CDS encoding class I SAM-dependent DNA methyltransferase — MLDDDGYFGESIAAGYDESAADMFRPDTVDPAVDLLAELAAGGRALEFGIGTGRIALPLARRGVPVHGIDMSRAMVARLRAKPGGDAVGVTIGDFATSKVPGTFAVAYLVFNTINNLTTQDAQVACFRNAAAHLDPGGRFVVEVGVPDLRRLPPGQNAVPFHISSTRWAFDTFDVATQAMSSHYVTIVDGRAEHQSLPFRYVWPSELDLMARLAGLRLSARWEGWTRTPFTGESTRHVSVWEKPSY, encoded by the coding sequence ATGCTCGATGACGACGGCTACTTCGGAGAATCCATCGCGGCCGGCTACGACGAGTCGGCCGCGGACATGTTCCGGCCGGACACGGTCGATCCAGCGGTCGATCTGCTGGCCGAACTCGCCGCCGGCGGGCGGGCTCTCGAATTCGGCATCGGTACCGGCCGGATCGCGCTCCCCCTGGCCCGCCGCGGAGTCCCGGTGCACGGGATCGACATGTCCCGGGCCATGGTCGCCCGGCTGCGCGCGAAACCGGGCGGCGACGCCGTCGGGGTGACCATCGGCGACTTCGCGACGTCGAAGGTACCGGGTACCTTCGCGGTGGCGTACCTCGTCTTCAACACGATCAACAACCTCACGACGCAGGACGCCCAGGTGGCCTGCTTCCGCAACGCCGCCGCCCACCTGGACCCCGGGGGCCGTTTCGTGGTCGAGGTCGGCGTGCCGGACCTGCGCCGGCTGCCGCCGGGACAGAACGCCGTGCCGTTCCACATCAGTTCGACACGCTGGGCGTTCGACACGTTCGACGTCGCGACCCAGGCGATGAGTTCGCACTACGTGACGATCGTCGACGGCCGGGCCGAGCACCAGTCGCTCCCGTTCCGGTACGTATGGCCGTCCGAACTGGACCTGATGGCCCGGCTCGCCGGACTGCGGCTGAGCGCCCGGTGGGAGGGGTGGACACGGACCCCGTTCACGGGCGAGAGCACCCGGCACGTCTCGGTCTGGGAAAAACCCTCCTACTGA
- a CDS encoding ADP-ribosylglycohydrolase family protein gives MTGPQYARDSLDGLVMGDAFGDSWFTRSDEDAEHLWAARRLRPAPWPWTDDSAMAFVLIAHLVAHGEVRPGELAEEFAAEYDRDPGRKYGPSMHGVLRRIGAGEDWQSVTTTQFGGQGSHGNGAAMRVAPLGAWFRDDLAVVREQARLSALATHSHPEAVAGAIAVAVAAALASAEGDRGTASRSGFLRETASHVPDSAVRSGLLVAAGFSPRTSVRHAASVLGSGTLISAPDTVPYALWSAAGHLDDLAEALWQTVAGWGDRDTTCAIAGGVVGARTGTGALPAAWLRAREESPSWSRLESPEAGPQRRR, from the coding sequence ATGACCGGCCCGCAGTACGCCCGTGACAGCCTTGACGGCCTGGTGATGGGCGACGCCTTCGGAGACAGTTGGTTCACGCGTTCCGATGAGGACGCGGAGCACCTGTGGGCGGCACGGCGGTTGCGTCCGGCGCCGTGGCCGTGGACGGACGACTCCGCCATGGCTTTCGTCCTGATCGCCCATCTCGTGGCCCACGGTGAGGTCCGACCGGGCGAGCTGGCCGAGGAGTTCGCGGCCGAGTACGACCGGGACCCCGGACGCAAGTACGGCCCGTCGATGCACGGGGTGCTGCGGCGGATCGGCGCGGGCGAGGACTGGCAGTCCGTCACCACGACGCAGTTCGGCGGGCAGGGCTCCCACGGCAACGGCGCCGCGATGCGCGTCGCTCCGCTCGGAGCCTGGTTCCGGGACGACTTGGCCGTCGTCCGTGAGCAGGCACGGCTGTCCGCCTTGGCCACCCATTCCCACCCTGAGGCCGTCGCGGGAGCGATCGCCGTGGCGGTCGCCGCGGCACTGGCGTCCGCCGAGGGGGACCGGGGCACCGCGTCACGGTCGGGGTTCCTTCGCGAGACCGCCTCGCACGTTCCGGACAGCGCCGTCCGCTCGGGACTGCTGGTGGCCGCGGGCTTCTCGCCGCGCACGTCGGTGCGTCACGCGGCGTCCGTACTGGGCTCGGGGACCCTCATCTCGGCTCCGGACACGGTGCCGTACGCCCTGTGGTCCGCCGCGGGCCATCTGGACGATCTCGCCGAGGCGTTGTGGCAGACCGTCGCCGGATGGGGGGACCGCGACACCACCTGCGCCATCGCCGGTGGCGTGGTGGGGGCGCGCACCGGCACGGGTGCGCTGCCCGCGGCCTGGCTGCGAGCCCGGGAGGAGTCACCGTCCTGGTCCCGGCTGGAATCCCCCGAGGCAGGCCCTCAGCGGCGCCGATAA
- a CDS encoding SDR family oxidoreductase gives MKIAVIGGTGLIGSQVVRDLNAAGHEAVPHSLSTGVDILTGKGLDEALNGADVVVNLTNSPTFDDASPAFFQISMDNLLAASERAGAGHFVVLSIVGVDQVPELDYYRAKTLQEDLLKAGPIPYSIVRATQFMEFMDATLSWTADEETVRLPRTLIQPVAAAEVAATVAEVAAGTPLEGTLELGGPDTYPLDEIGRITLAAKGDKRTVTVDDSAGMFAVPQGDVLTTSEGARIAPTRYVDWLK, from the coding sequence ATGAAGATCGCAGTCATCGGCGGGACCGGACTCATCGGCTCGCAGGTCGTACGGGATCTGAACGCGGCCGGACACGAGGCGGTCCCGCACTCGCTGTCCACCGGCGTCGACATCCTCACCGGCAAGGGACTGGACGAGGCGCTGAACGGGGCCGACGTGGTCGTCAACCTGACCAACTCCCCGACCTTCGACGACGCGTCCCCCGCGTTCTTCCAGATCTCGATGGACAACCTCCTGGCCGCGTCCGAGCGGGCGGGCGCCGGGCACTTCGTCGTCCTGTCCATCGTGGGCGTCGACCAGGTCCCGGAGCTCGACTACTACCGCGCCAAGACGCTCCAGGAGGACCTGCTGAAGGCCGGGCCGATCCCCTACTCCATCGTGCGCGCCACCCAGTTCATGGAGTTCATGGACGCCACCCTGTCCTGGACCGCCGACGAGGAGACCGTCCGCCTGCCCCGCACCCTGATCCAGCCCGTCGCCGCCGCCGAGGTCGCGGCCACCGTCGCCGAGGTCGCCGCCGGAACCCCGCTCGAGGGCACTCTCGAACTGGGCGGACCCGACACCTACCCGCTCGACGAGATCGGCCGGATCACCCTGGCCGCCAAGGGCGACAAGCGTACGGTCACCGTCGACGACTCAGCCGGCATGTTCGCGGTCCCCCAGGGTGACGTCCTGACCACCAGCGAAGGCGCCCGCATCGCCCCCACCCGCTACGTCGACTGGCTCAAGTAG
- a CDS encoding DUF1707 SHOCT-like domain-containing protein encodes MSGEISPTGRSSGPGSSPGLRASHADRDRAVDVLRIAAGDGRLTADELDERLEAALSARTLGELAVLTADLPPGPGTAGAEVKDTVRITQVYSGAVERVGRWVVPRRMELALTFCDATLDFTDAVITHDTLRIDLAMTGKTLTLIARPGVVVDTDGLQLVHSRVKYARSPVRSDASLTLRVELTGQKAYGRVVVRPPRRTLGQWLLRRSVSRPEGI; translated from the coding sequence ATGTCGGGAGAGATCTCACCCACCGGGAGGAGTTCCGGCCCCGGCTCGTCGCCCGGGCTGCGCGCCTCTCACGCGGACCGGGACCGGGCGGTGGACGTGCTGCGTATCGCGGCGGGGGACGGCAGGCTGACCGCGGACGAGCTGGACGAGCGTCTGGAAGCCGCCCTGTCGGCTCGGACGCTCGGTGAACTGGCGGTCCTGACCGCCGACCTGCCGCCCGGACCGGGCACGGCCGGAGCTGAGGTCAAGGACACGGTACGGATCACGCAGGTCTACAGCGGGGCGGTCGAACGGGTGGGGCGCTGGGTGGTGCCGCGCAGGATGGAACTCGCGCTGACCTTCTGCGACGCGACGCTCGACTTCACCGACGCGGTCATCACCCACGACACCCTGCGGATCGACCTGGCGATGACGGGGAAGACCCTGACCCTGATCGCGAGGCCGGGTGTCGTGGTCGACACCGACGGGCTGCAGCTGGTGCACAGCAGGGTCAAGTACGCGCGGTCACCGGTGCGTTCGGACGCATCGCTCACCCTGCGCGTGGAGCTGACGGGGCAGAAGGCGTACGGCCGCGTGGTGGTGCGGCCCCCGCGACGGACCTTGGGACAGTGGCTGCTGCGCCGCTCCGTCTCCCGGCCGGAAGGAATCTGA
- a CDS encoding RrF2 family transcriptional regulator: MSGGVEWALHCCVVLTSVEDPVPAARLAELHDVSPSYLAKQLQALSRADLVRSVQGKAGGYVLTRSPAEITVLDVVEAVDGPGPAFVCTEIRQRGPLAAPPESCPAPCAVSRAMAHAETAWRDALRSVSVADLARNVGADSGPEALQRVSTWLSTPEG; the protein is encoded by the coding sequence ATGTCTGGTGGGGTCGAGTGGGCGCTGCACTGCTGTGTCGTGCTCACCTCGGTGGAGGACCCGGTACCTGCCGCGCGGCTGGCCGAGCTGCACGACGTCTCGCCGAGCTACCTCGCCAAACAGCTCCAGGCCCTCTCGCGCGCCGACCTCGTCCGGTCGGTCCAGGGAAAGGCGGGCGGCTACGTCCTCACCCGTTCCCCCGCGGAGATCACCGTCCTCGACGTCGTCGAGGCCGTCGACGGACCCGGCCCGGCCTTCGTCTGTACCGAGATCCGCCAGCGCGGTCCGCTGGCCGCCCCGCCGGAGTCCTGCCCCGCTCCCTGCGCCGTCAGCCGAGCCATGGCCCATGCCGAGACCGCCTGGCGCGACGCCCTGAGATCCGTCTCCGTGGCCGACCTCGCCCGCAACGTGGGCGCCGACTCCGGCCCGGAGGCGCTGCAACGCGTCAGTACCTGGCTGAGCACGCCGGAGGGGTAG